The Centroberyx gerrardi isolate f3 chromosome 7, fCenGer3.hap1.cur.20231027, whole genome shotgun sequence genome contains a region encoding:
- the LOC139930947 gene encoding tripartite motif-containing protein 16-like isoform X2 translates to METPGTNNEENMKENPPPCEKQDNSHANKDLGDPTSTAASGDSNSQSSDTLLPDDVLCDSCIENHSKAVKSCLTCLVSYCESHLRPHLENVKFQNHRLVDPLHDIECRTCEVHHLPLERFCLADGCCVCRDCESQEHDGHTSASVGEARKEIETELQKKQVEITQSVSAAEKAVGKLQSNNASIKEYSEWKKGVVDVCLPGVYVNLMDHLASFSHVVTDATQELCDQILSSYRDKLMTVCKSGTKAMAQAQMAESQPSPLPDPETREGFLKYTRSLTFDPDTTHHFLRLTEDSRKLTNTSPWQHSYPDNPGRFEYWRQAMTSESLYLGRHYIEMELSGEGAHIGVTYKSIDRKGEQNTSCITGNDFSWCLGRNRRGFSAWHAGVETPLEGTDITRIGLYVDFYQGSIAFYDVTGSITLLHKYKADFIEPLYATAWLSKKDNIVSLINANTMHNMPTPATPDC, encoded by the exons ATGGAGACTCCCGGCACAAACAATGAGGAGAACATGAAAGAGAATCCGCCACCTTGTGAAAAACAGGACAACTCTCACGCAAACAAAGACCTGGGGGATCCTACCAGCACGGCTGCATCTGGGGACAGTAACAGCCAGTCCTCTGACACGCTGCTCCCGGATGATGTGCTATGTGACTCCTGCATCGAGAACCACAGCAAGGCCGTAAAATCCTGCCTGACCTGCCTAGTGTCTTACTGTGAATCCCATCTCAGGCCCCATCTGGAGAACGTCAAGTTTCAAAACCATCGGCTGGTGGATCCCCTCCACGACATTGAGTGTCGGACGTGTGAGgtccatcatcttcctcttgAACGCTTCTGCCTGGCAgatggatgctgtgtgtgtcgGGACTGCGAGAGCCAGGAGCATGATGGGCACACATCTGCATCTGTAGGGGAGGCGCGTAAAGAAATTGAG ACCGAATTGCAGAAGAAACAAGTAGAGATTACCCAGAGCGTCTCAGCAGCTGAGAAGGCAGTTGGAAAGCTACAGAGCAACAATGCCTCAATTAAG GAGTACTCAGAGTGGAAGAAAGGAGTGGTGGACGTGTGTCTGCCTGGTGTGTACGTCAACCTCATGGACCATCTAGCCTCTTTCAGTCATGTGGTGACTGATGCTACCCAGGAGCTGTGTGACCAAATCCTCTCCTCCTACAGGGACAAACTGATGACAGTCTGCAAAAGTG GTACTAAAGCCATGGCCCAAGCCCAGATGGCAGAATCTCAGCCTTCACCCCTGCCTGACCCTGAAACCCGAGAGGGCTTCTTGAAAT ATACAAGgagtttgacctttgacccagaCACCACCCATCATTTCCTACGATTGACAGAGGACAGCAGAAAGCTGACCAACACCAGCCCCTGGCAGCACAGCTACCCAGACAACCCTGGGCGCTTTGAGTATTGGCGTCAGGCAATGACCTCAGAGAGCCTTTACCTGGGGAGGCATTACATTGAAATGGAGCTGAGTGGGGAGGGTGCACACATAGGAGTCACATATAAGAGCATTGATCGTAAGGGAGAGCAAAACACTAGCTGCATCACTGGGAATGACTTTTCTTGGTGTCTGGGAAGGAACAGGCGAGGTTTCTCTGCCTGGCATGCCGGTGTAGAGACACCCTTAGAAGGCACTGATATCACAAGGATTGGGTTATATGTTGACTTTTATCAAGGCTCTATTGCCTTCTATGATGTGACCGGCTCTATCACGCTGCTCCACAAGTACAAGGCTGATTTCATAGAGCCCTTGTATGCTACTGCCTGGCTCTCAAAGAAGGACAATATAGTTTCTCTGATTAATGCAAACACAATGCACAATATGCCAACACCTGCCACCCCAGATTGTTAG
- the LOC139930947 gene encoding tripartite motif-containing protein 16-like protein isoform X1 yields the protein METPGTNNEENMKENPPPCEKQDNSHANKDLGDPTSTAASGDSNSQSSDTLLPDDVLCDSCIENHSKAVKSCLTCLVSYCESHLRPHLENVKFQNHRLVDPLHDIECRTCEVHHLPLERFCLADGCCVCRDCESQEHDGHTSASVGEARKEIETELQKKQVEITQSVSAAEKAVGKLQSNNASIKSSVAGVGVVIEEQFARLQTAVEEARRGVVEVLEGEQRQALKQAEGIQAYLEQRRAELTKTLAQMDRLSRNKTHVDFLREYSEWKKGVVDVCLPGVYVNLMDHLASFSHVVTDATQELCDQILSSYRDKLMTVCKSGTKAMAQAQMAESQPSPLPDPETREGFLKYTRSLTFDPDTTHHFLRLTEDSRKLTNTSPWQHSYPDNPGRFEYWRQAMTSESLYLGRHYIEMELSGEGAHIGVTYKSIDRKGEQNTSCITGNDFSWCLGRNRRGFSAWHAGVETPLEGTDITRIGLYVDFYQGSIAFYDVTGSITLLHKYKADFIEPLYATAWLSKKDNIVSLINANTMHNMPTPATPDC from the exons ATGGAGACTCCCGGCACAAACAATGAGGAGAACATGAAAGAGAATCCGCCACCTTGTGAAAAACAGGACAACTCTCACGCAAACAAAGACCTGGGGGATCCTACCAGCACGGCTGCATCTGGGGACAGTAACAGCCAGTCCTCTGACACGCTGCTCCCGGATGATGTGCTATGTGACTCCTGCATCGAGAACCACAGCAAGGCCGTAAAATCCTGCCTGACCTGCCTAGTGTCTTACTGTGAATCCCATCTCAGGCCCCATCTGGAGAACGTCAAGTTTCAAAACCATCGGCTGGTGGATCCCCTCCACGACATTGAGTGTCGGACGTGTGAGgtccatcatcttcctcttgAACGCTTCTGCCTGGCAgatggatgctgtgtgtgtcgGGACTGCGAGAGCCAGGAGCATGATGGGCACACATCTGCATCTGTAGGGGAGGCGCGTAAAGAAATTGAG ACCGAATTGCAGAAGAAACAAGTAGAGATTACCCAGAGCGTCTCAGCAGCTGAGAAGGCAGTTGGAAAGCTACAGAGCAACAATGCCTCAATTAAG TCTTCTGTGGCAGGGGTTGGTGTTGTTATTGAGGAGCAGTTTGCCAGGCTGCAGACAGCGGTGGAGGAGGCCAGAAGAGGGGTAGTGGAGGTactggagggagagcagagacaggCCCTCAAACAGGCAGAGGGCATACAGGCATATCTGGAGCAGAGGCGGGCAGAGCTGACGAAAACCTTGGCTCAAATGGACAGACTGTCCAGGAACAAGACCCATGTCGACTTCCTGCGG GAGTACTCAGAGTGGAAGAAAGGAGTGGTGGACGTGTGTCTGCCTGGTGTGTACGTCAACCTCATGGACCATCTAGCCTCTTTCAGTCATGTGGTGACTGATGCTACCCAGGAGCTGTGTGACCAAATCCTCTCCTCCTACAGGGACAAACTGATGACAGTCTGCAAAAGTG GTACTAAAGCCATGGCCCAAGCCCAGATGGCAGAATCTCAGCCTTCACCCCTGCCTGACCCTGAAACCCGAGAGGGCTTCTTGAAAT ATACAAGgagtttgacctttgacccagaCACCACCCATCATTTCCTACGATTGACAGAGGACAGCAGAAAGCTGACCAACACCAGCCCCTGGCAGCACAGCTACCCAGACAACCCTGGGCGCTTTGAGTATTGGCGTCAGGCAATGACCTCAGAGAGCCTTTACCTGGGGAGGCATTACATTGAAATGGAGCTGAGTGGGGAGGGTGCACACATAGGAGTCACATATAAGAGCATTGATCGTAAGGGAGAGCAAAACACTAGCTGCATCACTGGGAATGACTTTTCTTGGTGTCTGGGAAGGAACAGGCGAGGTTTCTCTGCCTGGCATGCCGGTGTAGAGACACCCTTAGAAGGCACTGATATCACAAGGATTGGGTTATATGTTGACTTTTATCAAGGCTCTATTGCCTTCTATGATGTGACCGGCTCTATCACGCTGCTCCACAAGTACAAGGCTGATTTCATAGAGCCCTTGTATGCTACTGCCTGGCTCTCAAAGAAGGACAATATAGTTTCTCTGATTAATGCAAACACAATGCACAATATGCCAACACCTGCCACCCCAGATTGTTAG